One segment of Erigeron canadensis isolate Cc75 chromosome 2, C_canadensis_v1, whole genome shotgun sequence DNA contains the following:
- the LOC122588550 gene encoding uncharacterized protein LOC122588550 isoform X1, which translates to MSGREVREYTNLSDPKDKKFGKGKDRIDDEDITFQRMVAKMQEVAGERGGYLHGRGALDSDDLLYLKEQMEAEEDAERLLRRTEKRAFAAFKKAASVADSSPALIPLPLRVEPKTKTGIRQQDLLKKVVEVKPKRQKVSTEPVSSECNVRVNTDDEIGPRNQSKEENEAVKVTNPIKSLLAAYQSSDDDDED; encoded by the exons ATGTCCGGAAGAGAAGTCCGGGAATACACAAATCTTTCCGATCCCAAAG ATAAGAAATTTGGAAAGGGGAAAGATAGAATCGATGACGAAGACATCACTTTTCAAAGAATGGTCGCCAAG ATGCAAGAGGTAGCAGGAGAACGTGGTGGCTATCTTCATGGCCGTGGTG CCTTGGACAGTGACGATCTGCTCTATCTTAAGGAGCAAATGGAAGCTGAAGAGGATGCTGAACGCTTATTACGCCGCACGGAAAAGCGAGCATTTGCTGCCTTTAAA AAAGCTGCAAGTGTAGCTGATTCTTCACCAGCTTTGATTCCATTGCCACTCCGTGTAGAGCCAAAAACAAAGACGGGAATAAG GCAACAAGATTTACTGAAAAAAGTAGTGGAAGTCAAGCCGAAGCGTCAGAAGGTTTCAACTGAGCCTGTTTCATCAGAGTGTAATGTGCGAGTTAATACAGACGATGAAATTGGACCAAGAAATCAAAGCAAGGAAGAGAATGAAGCAGTAAAAGTGACCAACCCCATTAAAAGCTTGCTTGCAGCATATCAAAgttcagatgatgatgatgaagattga
- the LOC122588550 gene encoding uncharacterized protein LOC122588550 isoform X2: protein MSGREVREYTNLSDPKDKKFGKGKDRIDDEDITFQRMVAKMQEVAGERGGYLHGRGVTICSILRSKWKLKRMLNAYYAARKSEHLLPLKAASVADSSPALIPLPLRVEPKTKTGIRQQDLLKKVVEVKPKRQKVSTEPVSSECNVRVNTDDEIGPRNQSKEENEAVKVTNPIKSLLAAYQSSDDDDED, encoded by the exons ATGTCCGGAAGAGAAGTCCGGGAATACACAAATCTTTCCGATCCCAAAG ATAAGAAATTTGGAAAGGGGAAAGATAGAATCGATGACGAAGACATCACTTTTCAAAGAATGGTCGCCAAG ATGCAAGAGGTAGCAGGAGAACGTGGTGGCTATCTTCATGGCCGTGGTG TGACGATCTGCTCTATCTTAAGGAGCAAATGGAAGCTGAAGAGGATGCTGAACGCTTATTACGCCGCACGGAAAAGCGAGCATTTGCTGCCTTTAAA AGCTGCAAGTGTAGCTGATTCTTCACCAGCTTTGATTCCATTGCCACTCCGTGTAGAGCCAAAAACAAAGACGGGAATAAG GCAACAAGATTTACTGAAAAAAGTAGTGGAAGTCAAGCCGAAGCGTCAGAAGGTTTCAACTGAGCCTGTTTCATCAGAGTGTAATGTGCGAGTTAATACAGACGATGAAATTGGACCAAGAAATCAAAGCAAGGAAGAGAATGAAGCAGTAAAAGTGACCAACCCCATTAAAAGCTTGCTTGCAGCATATCAAAgttcagatgatgatgatgaagattga
- the LOC122586997 gene encoding TPR repeat-containing thioredoxin TDX: MDESRIRELKYFVDAYQSDPSILHIPSLSFFRTFLQSLGAKIPPAGAENGHAFNEDIVESDLELDDSDVVKPDNDPPQEMGDLSVEVTDENRDIAQTLKSKANMAISEGKLNEAIDHLTEAIILNPSSAILYATRASVFVKLRKPNAAIRDADAALKINPDSAKGYKTRGMAKAMLGLWEDAARDLGVASTVDYDEEIGLLLKKIDPNVQKIREHRRKYERLRKERKNRPTERQRPKTPAETKDANASAQTYGEVVAIHKASELETRLSSSSKANQLAILYFTATWCGPCRFMAPLYTNLAAKYPKVLFLKIDIDEVRDVAAQWNISSVPSFFFTKKGKEIDKVVGADKTSLETKIAQYAA, translated from the exons ATGGATGAGTCCAGAATTAGAGAACTAAAGTACTTTGTTGATGCCTACCAATCAGACCCTTCAATCCTTCACATTCCATCACTTTCTTTCTTCAGAACTTTTCTTCAAAG CTTAGGTGCCAAAATCCCACCTGCA GGTGCCGAAAATGGACACGCATTCAATGAGGACATTGTTGAGTCTGACCTCGAGTTAGATGATTCTGATGTTGTAAAACCTGACAATGACCCTCCACAAGAG ATGGGAGATCTCTCAGTTGAAGTTACTGATGAAAATCGTGATATTGCACAAACTTTGAAGTCAAAAGCTAACATGGCTATCTCGGAAG GTAAACTGAATGAAGCTATAGATCACTTAACTGAAGCTATTATCCTGAATCCAAGCTCCGCTATATTGTATGCAACAAGAG CTAGTGTATTTGTAAAACTGAGAAAACCAAATGCTGCGATTCGAGATGCTGATGCTGCTTTAAAG ATTAATCCTGACTCTGCAAAAGGCTATAAAACGCGGGGGATGGCTAAGGCCATGCTTGGTCTTTGGGAAGATGCAGCACGTGATTTGGGTGTAGCTTCAACTGTAGATTATGACGAGGAGATCGGTTTACTTCTTAAAAAG ATTGACCCTAATGTCCAAAAGATCAGAGAGCATCGTAGGAAATACGAAAgattaagaaaagaaaggaaaaatagACCAACTGAACGTCAGAGACCAAAAACACCAGCTGAAACCAAG GACGCGAATGCTTCGGCTCAAACATATG GTGAAGTAGTTGCCATTCATAAAGCAAGTGAGTTGGAAACAAGGTTAAGCAGCTCATCGAAGGCAAACCAACTAGCCATTTTGTACTTCACGGCTACATGGTGTGGACCATGCCGGTTCATGGCTCCTCTTTATACAAACTTAGCAGCCAAGTACCCTAAAGTGTTGTTCTTAAAAATTGACATTGATGAAGTAAGAGATGTGGCGGCACAGTGGAATATTAGCAGCGTCCCATCATTCTTTTTCACAAAGAAAGGAAAGGAGATCGACAAAGTGGTTGGGGCCGACAAAACTTCACTTGAAACAAAGATTGCCCAGTATGCAGCTTGA